In Prunus dulcis chromosome 2, ALMONDv2, whole genome shotgun sequence, a single genomic region encodes these proteins:
- the LOC117619548 gene encoding uncharacterized protein LOC117619548 yields the protein MSTPLKPDAYVLASLMESHFKEIDLIPELFLPNKEEMLLILDKCFSHSCLEKAIAEKIAVDESDSANQLNPGPVDSALLKDCVAQVRLASNKRFIKIVHCYLLKAGKEKKAQEYLEKVSPASRVDHLESVKMWNYLTLPFQVLKVMEDMGLGTSPLSFSTPPAPPEVFPTPAPGWRPGQDTAHG from the exons ATGTCGACCCCTCTCAAGCCAGACGCTTATGTTCTTGCAAGCCTAATGGAATCTCACTTCAAAGAAATCGATCTGATCCCGGAACTGTTTCTCCCGAACAAAGAAGAAATGCTTCTCATACTAGACAAGTGCTTCTCACACTCTTGCCTGGAGAAGGCTATTGCAGAAAAAATTGCTGTCGATGAAAGCGATTCAGCCAATCAGCTTAACCCCGGTCCAGTTGACTCTGCTCTTCTCAAGGACTGCGTGGCGCAGGTTCGGTTGGCCAGCAACAAACGCTTCATCAAAATTGTGCATTGCTACCTGCTCAAAGCaggaaaggagaaaaaagcTCAAGAGTACCTCGAAAAGGTGAGCCCTGCATCCCGGGTCGATCACTTGGAGTCCGTCAAGATGTGGAATTACCTTACTCTGCCATTCCAGGTGCTCAAGGTAATGGAGGATATGGGATTAGGCACAAGCCCTTTGAGTTTCTCCACGCCTCCAGCACCACCTGAGGTTTTTCCCACTCCGGCACCGGGCTGGAGGCCCGGCCAGGATACTGCCCACG GATGA